The following proteins come from a genomic window of Streptomyces sp. ALI-76-A:
- a CDS encoding histidine kinase, giving the protein MQRVTRSTRWALCAIPWFFLLSFAEPVTESLKERPVSAALSWALVTVFVTQSVLATVVLAHRIGHRGTLRGLTATVVVLSCLQLAVLPVLHRMGWPESGATGYYCVLVAAPLAAVLNGTSVRTYSASGAAVCAFTFVAAATTGFPLHQAFPTACAVAASWLVIGLTLRSSAWYLAVMWQLDAAREAQGQLAVAEERLRFARDLHDVMGRNLAVIALKSELAARLGEVNDPRAGSEMVEVQRLARQSQKEIREVVRGYRTTNLAGELAGARSVLQAAGITSTIESDLPPGLSNEAESVLGWAIREGVTNILRHSDARNCTIRFTENDGTELLIANDRAHSPGSQAGTGLGGLAQRLAPLGGSLRHGPGSENTYRLVIRLPTHSEQKATS; this is encoded by the coding sequence ATGCAGCGCGTCACCCGCTCCACCCGGTGGGCACTGTGTGCCATCCCCTGGTTCTTCCTCCTGTCCTTCGCCGAACCCGTCACCGAAAGCCTCAAGGAAAGACCGGTCTCCGCTGCGCTGTCGTGGGCCCTGGTGACCGTGTTCGTCACACAGTCGGTTCTCGCCACCGTCGTCCTGGCGCACCGAATCGGCCACCGCGGCACCCTGCGCGGTCTGACCGCGACGGTAGTCGTGCTCTCCTGCCTCCAACTCGCCGTTCTGCCCGTGCTGCACCGCATGGGCTGGCCCGAGTCCGGTGCCACCGGTTACTACTGCGTACTGGTCGCAGCCCCGTTGGCCGCGGTCCTCAACGGCACGAGTGTGCGCACCTACTCGGCCTCCGGCGCGGCCGTGTGCGCGTTCACCTTCGTCGCGGCGGCGACCACCGGCTTCCCCCTTCACCAGGCGTTCCCGACCGCCTGCGCCGTCGCCGCCAGCTGGCTGGTGATCGGCCTGACCCTGCGGTCCTCCGCCTGGTACCTGGCCGTCATGTGGCAGCTCGACGCGGCCCGCGAGGCCCAGGGGCAACTGGCGGTCGCCGAGGAGCGACTGCGCTTCGCACGCGACCTGCACGACGTGATGGGACGCAACCTCGCCGTCATCGCGCTCAAGAGCGAACTCGCCGCGCGCCTCGGCGAGGTGAACGATCCCCGGGCCGGCTCCGAGATGGTGGAGGTGCAACGCCTGGCCCGCCAGTCACAGAAAGAGATCCGCGAGGTCGTACGCGGCTACCGGACGACGAATCTCGCCGGCGAGCTGGCCGGTGCCCGATCGGTCCTGCAGGCCGCGGGGATCACCAGCACCATCGAGAGCGATCTGCCCCCGGGGCTGTCCAACGAGGCCGAGTCCGTGCTGGGCTGGGCCATTCGCGAGGGAGTCACCAACATCCTCCGTCATTCGGACGCACGGAACTGCACCATCCGGTTCACGGAGAACGATGGTACGGAGCTCCTCATCGCCAACGACCGGGCCCACTCCCCCGGCTCCCAGGCCGGCACCGGTCTGGGAGGCCTCGCCCAACGCCTGGCCCCGCTCGGCGGCAGCCTTCGGCACGGTCCGGGGTCGGAGAACACCTACAGGCTCGTGATCCGGCTCCCCACCCACTCTGAGCAGAAGGCGACATCATGA
- a CDS encoding ABC transporter ATP-binding protein — protein sequence MNTSAIVRRHRRLLGIGILLGLAGTAATLLQPLLIGDLIEAVAAGRSKTGPIALITALFLADALLASAHFYLIGRAGENIVLDMRTTLTGRLLHSRIRQFGDLERGDVLTRTVSDTSLARVALSSSVSQMITSAFTALGCVAVMAWIDWRMLLATAACLGTASAVALGLARAVRKAAVTNRQDTGDYGSALLRVLSALTTVKASRAERREADRIGELATAARDSGIRVTRLSAMLMPAMNVGTQVSLAVVITWGMARTATGVLPIEDLTAFVMYLFYVVSPLVTLFMSIGELQQGRAAIDRVAELARIEVEDTREAPQAVGTGAPVTGAPAVEFENVTFGYTDTGPPVLRGVSFSLPPTGVTAVVGPSGAGKTTLFQLIERFHSPDRGTIRLAGADTATMPLRELRGRIGLVEQEAPLMRGTVRDNLTYACPDATAAEIEEAVAAAHLTDVLDTLPDGLSTRLGEGGTGLSGGQRQRLAIARALLARPDVLLLDEATSNLDSDSETALRKTLTAIGAHCQVLTIAHRVSSTADADRILLIEGGRLRASGTHTELMDHDSTYRRLVEQQLAHATGGAS from the coding sequence GTGAACACATCCGCGATCGTCCGTCGCCATCGGAGACTGCTCGGCATCGGCATCCTGCTCGGTCTGGCAGGCACCGCCGCCACCCTGCTCCAGCCCCTGCTCATCGGAGACCTGATCGAAGCGGTGGCGGCGGGCCGGTCCAAGACCGGGCCGATCGCGCTCATCACGGCCCTGTTCCTCGCCGACGCGCTGCTCGCCTCCGCTCACTTCTATCTGATCGGGCGAGCCGGCGAGAACATCGTCCTCGACATGCGGACCACCCTCACCGGCCGGCTGCTGCACTCCCGGATCCGGCAGTTCGGCGACCTCGAGCGCGGCGACGTGCTCACCCGCACCGTCTCCGACACCTCCCTCGCCCGGGTCGCCCTGTCCTCCTCCGTCTCCCAGATGATCACCTCGGCGTTCACCGCCCTCGGCTGCGTGGCGGTGATGGCGTGGATCGACTGGAGAATGCTGTTGGCCACCGCCGCCTGCCTGGGCACCGCCTCCGCGGTCGCCCTCGGGCTGGCCCGTGCCGTCCGCAAGGCCGCGGTGACCAACCGTCAGGACACCGGGGACTACGGGTCCGCTCTGCTGCGCGTGCTCAGCGCGCTGACCACGGTGAAGGCCTCCCGGGCCGAGAGGCGCGAGGCCGACCGCATCGGGGAACTGGCCACCGCCGCGCGGGACAGCGGGATCCGGGTGACCCGGCTGTCGGCGATGCTCATGCCCGCCATGAACGTCGGGACGCAGGTCTCCCTCGCCGTGGTGATCACCTGGGGCATGGCCCGCACCGCCACCGGGGTCCTGCCCATCGAGGATCTCACCGCGTTCGTCATGTACCTGTTCTACGTGGTGTCGCCTCTGGTGACGCTGTTCATGTCGATCGGGGAACTCCAGCAGGGCCGGGCGGCCATCGACCGGGTCGCGGAACTGGCCCGTATCGAGGTCGAGGACACCAGGGAGGCCCCGCAGGCGGTCGGCACCGGCGCGCCGGTGACAGGTGCCCCGGCCGTCGAGTTCGAGAACGTCACCTTCGGCTACACCGACACCGGGCCCCCTGTCCTGCGCGGGGTGTCCTTCTCGCTGCCGCCCACCGGTGTCACCGCCGTCGTCGGACCGTCCGGCGCGGGCAAGACCACCCTGTTCCAGCTCATCGAACGCTTCCACTCACCCGACCGGGGCACGATCCGGCTCGCCGGAGCGGACACGGCGACCATGCCGCTGCGCGAACTCCGCGGCCGGATCGGCCTGGTCGAGCAGGAGGCCCCCCTGATGCGCGGCACCGTCCGGGACAACCTCACCTACGCCTGCCCCGACGCCACCGCCGCGGAGATCGAGGAGGCGGTGGCGGCGGCCCACCTCACCGATGTCCTCGACACCCTGCCGGACGGCCTCAGCACCCGGTTGGGCGAAGGGGGAACCGGCCTCTCGGGAGGACAGCGGCAGCGGCTCGCCATCGCCCGGGCCCTGCTCGCGCGCCCCGACGTGCTGCTCCTGGACGAGGCCACCTCCAACCTCGACTCCGACTCCGAGACGGCACTGCGCAAGACCCTCACCGCCATCGGCGCGCACTGCCAGGTCCTCACCATCGCCCACCGGGTCTCCAGCACCGCCGACGCCGACCGCATCCTGCTGATCGAGGGCGGGCGGCTGCGCGCGAGCGGTACCCACACCGAGCTGATGGACCACGACAGCACCTACCGACGTCTCGTCGAGCAGCAGTTGGCCCACGCGACGGGAGGCGCGTCATGA
- a CDS encoding 3-oxoacyl-[acyl-carrier-protein] synthase III C-terminal domain-containing protein gives MTDHATHSGAGPVVVSDAAWYLPEREIPVTGLTALNEAERRSLAGLGIDTVRADDRLSALDLCERAGREVLDRAGLDARRLGALILVESRAPETFLSSEPTRLQHLLGAESATTFMVGGLGCVSVVPALLTARGLLAAEPGLEHVLVVHGSKPAAATRYRHPVTVNGDGGQALLLSRGSRSRSGSGGVRVRDIAQHTDGRFWDLFHVKYRDRPTSQWREECADPRTYSFRLALETRARLSALLDAMLERNGLRRAEVRGYVSHNLSTSGFRFTEESLDIGLHPVCRENLRRYGHLGPNDIFLNLYTALERKEFAAGDHVVLITASPVAAWSLLLVEIGPQEGVA, from the coding sequence GTGACCGATCACGCCACGCACAGCGGAGCCGGCCCGGTCGTCGTGAGCGATGCCGCCTGGTATCTGCCGGAGCGGGAGATTCCGGTCACCGGACTGACCGCGCTGAACGAGGCGGAGCGCCGTTCCCTCGCGGGCCTGGGCATCGACACCGTACGGGCGGACGACCGGCTGAGCGCCCTGGACCTGTGTGAGCGCGCCGGGCGGGAGGTCCTCGACCGGGCCGGACTGGACGCCCGCCGACTGGGTGCCCTGATCCTGGTGGAATCGCGGGCCCCGGAGACGTTCCTCAGCTCCGAGCCGACGAGGCTGCAACATCTGCTCGGCGCCGAGTCGGCGACGACCTTCATGGTGGGCGGACTGGGCTGCGTCTCTGTCGTCCCAGCGCTGCTGACGGCCCGGGGCCTGCTGGCGGCGGAGCCGGGTCTGGAGCACGTCCTGGTCGTGCACGGCAGCAAGCCCGCCGCCGCCACCCGCTACCGGCACCCCGTCACCGTGAACGGCGACGGCGGCCAGGCGCTGCTGCTCTCCCGCGGGAGCCGGAGCCGGAGCGGGAGCGGCGGCGTACGCGTACGCGACATCGCGCAGCACACCGACGGCCGCTTCTGGGACCTCTTCCATGTGAAGTACCGGGACCGGCCCACCTCGCAGTGGCGCGAGGAGTGCGCCGACCCGCGGACGTACTCCTTCCGTCTGGCCCTGGAGACACGGGCCCGGCTGTCCGCGCTCCTCGACGCGATGCTGGAGCGCAACGGCCTACGCCGCGCGGAGGTCCGCGGTTACGTCAGCCACAACCTGTCCACGAGCGGATTCCGGTTCACCGAGGAGTCCCTGGACATCGGGCTCCACCCCGTCTGCCGGGAGAACCTGCGCCGCTACGGGCACCTCGGCCCCAACGACATCTTCCTGAACCTGTACACGGCCCTGGAACGCAAGGAGTTCGCCGCGGGGGACCACGTCGTACTGATCACGGCGAGCCCGGTGGCCGCCTGGAGTCTGCTGCTCGTCGAGATAGGACCACAGGAGGGTGTGGCGTGA
- a CDS encoding ABC transporter ATP-binding protein, translated as METTPNVIEVTDLRRRYGAKGTGGFDAVRGVSFRVAQGELFALLGTNGAGKTSTVELLEGLAAPTAGSIRILGHDPYHERKRVRSRTGVMLQQGGFAPDLTVAETLRMWKGCTARPRPITEALAMVGLDHRADVRVKNLSGGEKRRLDLALATLGDPEVLFLDEPTTGMDPQGRRETWEIIRELRGRGTTVVLTTHYLEEAELLADSLAIMNEGLIAASGTVADIVATHPSVLSFRLPPGFDAEDLPSPQSLRATLTGSEGRSVHMSTMDLQFTTTEALVWARDKGIELKELNARSASLEEAFMHIARNGAMETEATRS; from the coding sequence ATGGAAACCACCCCCAATGTGATCGAGGTCACAGACCTTCGGCGCCGGTACGGCGCCAAGGGCACTGGCGGCTTCGACGCCGTGCGCGGAGTCTCCTTCCGCGTCGCCCAGGGCGAACTCTTCGCGCTCCTGGGCACGAACGGCGCAGGCAAGACCTCCACCGTCGAGTTACTCGAAGGCCTGGCCGCCCCCACCGCGGGGTCGATCCGCATCCTCGGGCATGACCCCTACCACGAGCGCAAGAGGGTCAGATCGCGCACCGGGGTCATGTTGCAGCAGGGCGGATTCGCCCCCGATCTCACGGTGGCCGAGACGTTGCGCATGTGGAAGGGCTGCACCGCGAGGCCGCGTCCGATCACCGAGGCACTCGCGATGGTGGGTCTGGACCACCGCGCGGACGTGCGCGTCAAGAACCTCTCGGGCGGCGAGAAGCGCCGGCTGGATCTGGCCCTCGCCACCCTGGGCGACCCGGAGGTTCTCTTCCTCGACGAGCCGACGACCGGCATGGACCCCCAGGGGCGCCGGGAGACCTGGGAGATCATCCGCGAACTCCGGGGCCGCGGCACGACGGTCGTCCTCACCACGCACTACCTGGAAGAGGCCGAACTCCTCGCCGACAGCCTGGCCATCATGAACGAGGGCCTGATCGCGGCCTCGGGGACGGTGGCCGACATCGTCGCCACCCACCCTTCGGTGCTCTCCTTCCGGCTGCCGCCCGGATTCGACGCGGAAGACCTTCCCTCACCCCAGAGCCTGCGCGCCACGCTGACCGGCTCCGAGGGCCGCAGCGTTCACATGTCCACCATGGACCTGCAGTTCACCACCACCGAGGCCCTTGTCTGGGCCCGTGACAAAGGGATCGAACTCAAAGAACTGAACGCCCGGTCGGCGTCGCTCGAGGAGGCGTTCATGCACATCGCCAGGAACGGTGCCATGGAGACGGAGGCCACCCGCTCATGA
- a CDS encoding class I SAM-dependent methyltransferase gives MTSIDDIGYGRQFDGWYDRLFPKDGLADRTAKQLASLHPDPVLGTLELGVGTGRIAIPLSRVTGRVVGVDSSPEMLSALEKDVAATSADVEGVRGDIRFYTDDRQYGLVYCVCGTLSMLLDPADQQRAVSRAAERLAPGGVLVVETHNKPGVLALHAGQQRMTYFVPYPSPGTGLQTHSTLVPEQDLWQCSHIWFESDGTSRVGTELSRLTTPEEVDAYATAAGLTPVARHADWDSSPYTPQGPMFVSVYTKDA, from the coding sequence ATGACGAGCATCGACGACATCGGTTACGGCCGGCAGTTCGACGGATGGTACGACCGGCTCTTTCCCAAGGACGGCCTGGCCGACCGGACGGCGAAGCAGTTGGCGTCCCTGCACCCGGACCCCGTGCTCGGCACCCTGGAACTGGGTGTGGGAACCGGCCGCATCGCCATCCCGCTCTCCCGCGTGACCGGCCGGGTCGTAGGCGTGGACAGCTCCCCGGAGATGCTCTCGGCGCTGGAGAAGGACGTGGCGGCCACGAGCGCCGACGTGGAAGGAGTGCGCGGCGACATCCGCTTCTACACGGACGACCGTCAGTACGGGCTCGTCTACTGCGTGTGCGGCACCCTGTCCATGCTGCTCGACCCCGCCGACCAGCAACGAGCGGTGAGCCGGGCGGCCGAACGGCTCGCGCCCGGTGGGGTCCTCGTGGTGGAGACGCACAACAAGCCCGGCGTGCTCGCCCTGCACGCCGGACAGCAGCGGATGACGTATTTCGTCCCCTACCCGAGCCCCGGCACCGGACTGCAGACCCACTCGACGCTGGTGCCCGAGCAGGACCTGTGGCAGTGCTCGCACATCTGGTTCGAGTCGGACGGCACCTCGCGGGTCGGCACGGAGCTGAGCCGGCTCACCACGCCCGAGGAGGTCGACGCCTACGCCACTGCCGCCGGGCTCACGCCCGTAGCCCGTCACGCCGACTGGGACTCGTCCCCCTACACACCGCAGGGGCCGATGTTCGTGAGCGTCTACACCAAGGACGCGTGA
- a CDS encoding acyl carrier protein: MNGITEEIRTITEEITEFLTAALRRPVGPEDDYFALGLADSLFALELVTHVEDRYAITVEVEDLDLDSFRTAARLAHFVGRKSGANGPAAGQSTESHEQGA, translated from the coding sequence GTGAACGGCATCACCGAAGAGATCAGGACGATCACCGAGGAGATCACGGAGTTCCTCACCGCCGCGCTCCGGCGGCCGGTCGGACCCGAGGACGACTACTTCGCGCTGGGTCTCGCGGACTCGCTCTTCGCGCTGGAGCTGGTGACGCACGTCGAGGACCGCTATGCCATCACCGTGGAGGTGGAGGACCTCGACCTGGACAGTTTCCGGACCGCCGCGCGCCTCGCGCACTTCGTGGGACGGAAGTCGGGAGCGAACGGCCCGGCAGCGGGCCAGTCGACGGAGAGCCATGAGCAGGGGGCCTGA
- a CDS encoding NAD(P)/FAD-dependent oxidoreductase, with amino-acid sequence MTDAAIVGTGPNGLAAAVTLARAGLQVSLHEKADTVGGGLRTTALFDSDVQHDVCSAVHPMAAASAFFRRFDLPARGVRLLQPDMPYAHPLPDGRAAAAWRDLTRTAEQLGADGPRWERLMRPLVSRSTAVVDLILASQRTLPGDPVTPLVLAPRMLAHATNRTPFTTDEAAALLTGVAAHAVGKLPSPASAAVAMLLAHTAHSSGWPLPEGGSARIAEAMVADIAAHGGTVHTGHHVRDLAELGDVPLVLLDVGPKEFLALAGQRLPAGYRRALGRYRYGPGAAKADFLVDGPVPWANPLVGRAGTVHLGGTRADILRQETATAAGERVPDPFLLVVDPTVTDPSRAVGGKRPVWAYAHVPNGDTRDPVELIRDRIERYAPGFTDTILASRGRSAAEFEAYNPNYVGGDIAAGALTLRQSLARPTLRWNPYATPLPGVYLCSAATPPGPSVHGMCGHLAALSALRRHHGIRTAPDLSPGPERARGCGSEELPELPHSAGG; translated from the coding sequence ATGACGGACGCCGCGATCGTGGGCACCGGACCCAACGGACTGGCCGCCGCGGTCACCCTCGCCCGGGCCGGACTCCAGGTCTCGCTGCACGAGAAGGCCGACACGGTCGGGGGCGGGCTGCGCACCACGGCCCTGTTCGACAGCGACGTACAGCACGACGTCTGCTCCGCCGTCCACCCGATGGCCGCCGCCTCCGCGTTCTTCCGCCGGTTCGACCTGCCGGCCCGGGGCGTACGGCTGTTGCAGCCCGACATGCCCTACGCCCACCCCCTGCCCGACGGCCGGGCGGCGGCCGCCTGGCGGGACCTGACCCGGACCGCCGAGCAGCTGGGCGCGGACGGGCCGCGCTGGGAGCGCCTCATGCGGCCCCTGGTGTCCCGCTCCACCGCGGTCGTCGACCTGATCCTCGCCAGTCAGCGGACCTTGCCGGGTGATCCGGTCACCCCGCTGGTGCTGGCGCCCCGGATGCTGGCGCACGCCACGAACCGCACCCCGTTCACCACCGACGAGGCCGCCGCGCTGCTGACCGGCGTCGCCGCGCACGCCGTCGGCAAACTCCCCTCGCCGGCCTCGGCGGCCGTGGCCATGCTGCTGGCGCACACGGCCCACAGCAGTGGCTGGCCGCTGCCGGAAGGCGGCAGCGCCCGGATCGCCGAGGCCATGGTGGCCGACATCGCCGCGCACGGCGGCACGGTCCACACCGGGCACCACGTCCGCGATCTGGCGGAGCTGGGTGACGTCCCGCTGGTTCTGCTGGACGTGGGACCCAAGGAGTTCCTCGCCCTCGCCGGGCAGCGGCTGCCCGCCGGCTACCGGCGGGCGCTCGGCCGCTACCGGTACGGCCCCGGAGCGGCCAAGGCCGACTTCCTCGTCGACGGGCCCGTCCCCTGGGCCAATCCGCTCGTGGGCCGGGCCGGCACGGTGCACCTCGGCGGCACCCGCGCCGACATCCTCCGGCAGGAGACCGCGACGGCCGCGGGGGAGCGGGTCCCCGACCCCTTCCTGCTCGTCGTCGACCCCACCGTGACGGACCCGTCCCGGGCGGTGGGCGGCAAACGGCCCGTGTGGGCCTACGCACACGTGCCCAACGGCGACACCCGGGACCCCGTCGAGCTGATCCGGGACCGCATCGAGCGGTACGCGCCCGGGTTCACCGACACGATCCTCGCCTCGCGGGGACGATCGGCCGCCGAGTTCGAGGCGTACAACCCGAACTACGTCGGCGGTGACATCGCCGCCGGTGCCCTGACCCTGCGGCAGTCCCTGGCCCGGCCCACACTGCGCTGGAACCCGTACGCCACCCCGCTGCCCGGCGTGTACCTGTGCTCGGCCGCCACCCCGCCCGGACCGTCCGTGCACGGCATGTGCGGCCATCTCGCGGCCCTGTCCGCCCTCCGCCGCCACCATGGCATCCGCACGGCGCCGGATCTGTCGCCGGGGCCTGAGCGAGCGCGCGGGTGTGGTTCCGAGGAGTTGCCCGAGTTGCCGCACTCCGCCGGCGGCTGA
- a CDS encoding ABC transporter permease has product MNAALTHLTALGRAELTLLARNKTNLFTVLFVPVLLTVALKPMMTATGQADAGREAGATLISMSLGIVLVMAVYNTLTPVYATRRDELLLKRLRTGEVSDVVILLGAAVPMALTGLAQCLLLALGISFVADVPAPRAPHLAVLGVLLGIVVMTAMAAATSAMAKTSESAQVAIIPGMIVFLMGSGMLFPLEVMPEAVQAVCTWLPLTPVIELIQTGWNGESTAGEAGVNLLIASIWSALSVLAVKRWFRWEPRS; this is encoded by the coding sequence ATGAACGCGGCCCTCACCCATCTGACCGCTCTCGGCCGTGCCGAACTCACGCTCCTGGCTCGCAACAAGACGAATCTCTTCACCGTGCTGTTCGTGCCCGTACTGCTCACTGTGGCCCTGAAGCCCATGATGACGGCGACGGGCCAGGCCGACGCAGGCAGAGAAGCAGGAGCGACCCTGATCTCCATGTCCCTGGGCATCGTCCTGGTGATGGCCGTCTACAACACGCTCACTCCCGTGTACGCGACGCGCCGCGACGAACTCCTGCTGAAGCGGCTGCGTACGGGGGAGGTGAGCGATGTGGTGATCCTTCTGGGTGCCGCTGTTCCCATGGCACTCACCGGACTCGCCCAGTGTCTCCTGCTGGCGCTCGGGATCTCCTTCGTCGCGGATGTCCCCGCGCCGCGGGCTCCGCACCTGGCGGTCCTCGGCGTCCTGCTCGGCATCGTGGTGATGACGGCGATGGCCGCCGCCACCTCCGCGATGGCGAAGACCTCCGAGAGCGCCCAGGTCGCGATCATCCCGGGCATGATCGTCTTTTTGATGGGGTCCGGAATGCTCTTCCCCTTGGAAGTGATGCCGGAAGCGGTGCAGGCCGTCTGCACGTGGCTGCCCCTGACGCCCGTCATAGAACTGATCCAGACAGGCTGGAACGGCGAGAGCACGGCAGGCGAGGCCGGTGTGAACCTCCTGATTGCGTCAATCTGGAGCGCACTGTCGGTCCTGGCGGTCAAACGGTGGTTCCGCTGGGAACCCCGCAGCTGA
- a CDS encoding alpha/beta fold hydrolase, protein MTRSRAIGVSERLSAVTTLTASLEYLTQRKQTRPGGLNHWPTARGVQGRSTPVTRKLLDIISGEKTTAALHAARVAVSAGMLLPGSSRWRGAGNLFLGVTTAALYPRHRYGTDGSDQVSVLVQTATGMARLSTRPQTQDALLWYVALQANASYLISGWVKLLGTAWKDATALGGVMRTRTYGHKPTYELTQKYPRAAKYLTHGVLALECLFPVAYLAGGRLARPVIASAGTFHLANGLVMGLGRFVTAFISMHPMVAYTSTPRTHPSVAGRDDRVLRVGAVLLAGAASVAGVVAVQRRMRTLEGWPHSRRLITRHGNELQYELSEGDDEALPVLVFAAGLVATSEHFAWITEKVAKDSGYGLVTYARAGYAGSRRRSTSPYHLDESVDDLVDLVRGVVPEGRRVVLAGHSLGGELARRAAVHLGDRLHSIVYLDSSHPGELNRSNQQSKAAERLTGGMNTLVHSLNAGLGILMARPDWLEALPANCRTRVFAQYTDARLWVAGHREWAAVEEEFRAFDGKLPAVGSHALVISAQQTVDRDPEQLLMHNEIAEAHRGTGHHVESVVLEGADHDSLLTEARFATEVGSRIIAFLDQAEEKAASQMRVVEEAGQ, encoded by the coding sequence GTGACCAGGTCGCGTGCCATCGGTGTCTCGGAGCGCCTGTCCGCCGTCACCACGCTGACGGCCTCGTTAGAATATCTGACCCAGCGTAAGCAGACGCGGCCGGGGGGCCTCAACCACTGGCCGACGGCCCGGGGCGTGCAGGGCCGGTCCACGCCCGTCACCCGCAAGCTTCTCGACATCATCAGCGGGGAGAAGACCACTGCCGCGCTGCATGCGGCCCGGGTCGCGGTCAGCGCCGGAATGCTGCTGCCCGGCAGCAGCCGCTGGCGTGGGGCGGGCAACCTCTTCCTCGGTGTCACCACCGCCGCGCTCTACCCGCGGCACCGCTATGGGACAGACGGTTCCGACCAGGTGTCGGTGCTGGTGCAGACGGCCACCGGCATGGCTCGCCTCTCCACCCGCCCGCAGACCCAGGACGCCCTCCTGTGGTACGTGGCGTTGCAGGCCAACGCCTCGTACCTGATATCCGGTTGGGTGAAACTGCTGGGCACGGCCTGGAAGGACGCCACCGCGCTCGGCGGGGTCATGCGGACCCGGACGTACGGTCACAAGCCCACTTACGAACTCACGCAGAAGTATCCGCGGGCGGCGAAGTACCTGACCCACGGCGTGCTCGCGCTCGAGTGCCTCTTCCCCGTGGCCTATCTGGCCGGCGGCCGGCTCGCCCGGCCGGTGATCGCCAGTGCGGGAACGTTTCATCTGGCGAACGGCCTCGTCATGGGGCTGGGCCGGTTCGTCACCGCGTTCATCTCCATGCACCCCATGGTCGCCTACACCTCTACCCCGAGGACGCACCCGTCGGTGGCCGGCCGTGACGACCGTGTCCTGCGCGTGGGTGCCGTGCTGCTGGCCGGTGCGGCCTCGGTGGCCGGTGTGGTCGCGGTGCAGCGGCGCATGCGTACGCTCGAAGGCTGGCCGCACTCCCGTCGGCTGATCACCCGTCATGGAAATGAACTGCAGTACGAGTTGAGCGAGGGAGACGACGAAGCCCTGCCGGTCCTGGTCTTCGCCGCCGGACTCGTCGCCACGTCCGAGCACTTCGCGTGGATCACGGAGAAGGTCGCCAAGGACAGCGGCTACGGCCTGGTCACGTACGCCCGTGCCGGGTACGCCGGCAGCAGGCGCCGGAGCACCTCCCCCTATCACCTGGACGAGTCGGTCGACGACCTGGTCGACCTGGTCCGTGGAGTCGTCCCGGAAGGACGCAGGGTCGTGCTGGCCGGGCACTCGCTCGGCGGTGAACTCGCCCGCCGCGCCGCCGTCCACCTCGGGGACCGGCTCCACAGCATCGTCTACCTGGACTCCTCCCACCCCGGCGAGCTGAACCGGTCGAACCAGCAGAGCAAGGCCGCCGAACGCCTCACCGGCGGCATGAACACGCTGGTGCACTCCCTCAACGCCGGCCTGGGCATCCTCATGGCACGGCCGGACTGGCTCGAGGCGCTGCCGGCCAACTGCCGTACGCGGGTGTTCGCCCAGTACACCGACGCCCGCCTCTGGGTCGCCGGCCACCGTGAGTGGGCCGCCGTCGAGGAGGAGTTCCGGGCCTTCGACGGGAAGCTGCCCGCCGTCGGTTCCCACGCCCTGGTGATCTCCGCGCAGCAGACCGTCGACCGGGACCCGGAGCAGTTGCTGATGCACAACGAGATCGCCGAGGCGCACCGCGGCACGGGACACCACGTGGAGAGCGTCGTGCTGGAGGGGGCTGACCACGATTCGCTGCTGACCGAGGCCCGGTTCGCCACCGAGGTCGGCAGCCGGATCATCGCGTTTCTCGACCAGGCCGAGGAGAAGGCCGCATCGCAGATGCGGGTCGTGGAGGAGGCAGGGCAGTGA